The region CTAAAAGCGTTTTAGCGTTATGGGTGGTTATTTTTTTGTCTTGCAAAAGGATTTCTTTGATATAAAAATCCCTATAAGGGATTAAAAAAATCTTAGCCAAACCTTTTTCAACCAAGTTAAGCGTGGTTTCAACCATGAAATAATCTGTTTGAGAAATCCTTTGGATTTCTATGACTTTTCCTAGAATCTCGTTTTCTTCCACCACGCTAAGCCCTACTAAATCGCAATAAAAAAACTCACCCTCTTTTAAAACGCAAAGTTTCTTGCTCTCTTCTTCACTCATAAAAAGCCCTAAATTAGTCAGCTCTTTAGCCTTTTCGGGCGTGTGGATAGTTTCTAAAAACAACAGGTTTTTGGCATGTTCATAAGAATGGATTGTATATTCTTTAAAAGAAGAAGCTCGAGAGAAAGCGTTGGTTGGAGCGACGCTCACCTTAACGCCCTTTTTTAAACACTCCGGGAAATCGCTCTCTAAATGAAGCTTTAACCCCCCATTAAGCCCCACGCTTTTACCAATTCTGCCCACTAAAAGCATAGAAACCATTCAAGGCGTTTGATCGCCTAAAGCATGGGGATTTTTATCACCATTTTTATCATTACTCGCAAAAACAACGATTTTATAAGAAAACCCGTCTTTGGCTTTCACACCAGAAACGAACGCCTTAATCGCGCTCACCATTTTGCCCTCTTTGCCAATCACATGCCCCATGTCTGATGGGTGGGTATAAATCGTGATTTGCTTGACTTTATCTTCTAAAAGCGTGTACTCCACGCTCAAAGCTTGCGGGAAAGAAACAACCTTTTTTAAATATTTTTCTAAAAAAGTTGCCACGCAATACGAATAGTCCTTACAATCAGCTTGAGAAAAAGGCGTGTTCAAAGGATCTAATTCGCTCATTTAGCCTCACAAAACCTTAGGCTTTTTGAGAAAGTTTTTCCACCCTCTCGCTCATTTTAGCCCCCACGCTTTTCCAGTAATTCAAGCGTTCCTTATCAATCTTAATATCTTTAGGCTCGCTCAAAGGGTTGTAATACCCAATGGATTCAATCCAGCCTCCATCCCTTCTTTTCCTAGAATCGGTTACCACCACTCTGTAAAAAGGCTTTTTCTTTCTCCCGATACGAGTGAGTCTAATGACTGTCATTACAAAAATCTCCTAAAATATTCGTATTAAATTTGAGATTATACAACAAAAGCGCCTAAAACATGCTTAAAACTTAACGCATTTTAGGGGGCGTTTGATTTTTAGCCTGACTCATTAGATTCATCAAATCGCTAATACCCTTTTTATTCGTGAGTCGTTTCGCCATTTTGCTCGCCTGATCAAAGCGTTTGATGATGCGATTGATTTCAGACACTTCTAAGCCGCTCCCTAAAGCGATCCTTTTTCTTCGGCTGCCGTTTAAAATCTCGGGGTTTTCTTGCTCTTTTTTGGTCATGGAATTGACCATAGCCTTGATTTTTTTCACTTCTAAAGAGCTTTCTAAATCCGTGTCTTTTAGCGCGCTTGCCATATTCCCTAAACCCGGAATCATAGAGATCAGAGAACTCATAGAGCCTAATTTTTTCACTTTTTCAATTTGGTTTAAAAAATCGTTGAAAGTGAATTGCCCTTTTTTGAGCTTTTTGCTTAAATCTTTGGCTTCATTAGGGTTTAAAACGCTGGCGGTTTTTTCAGCGAGCGAGACAATATCTCCAGCCCCCATCAAACGCCCCACAATCCTTTCAGGCACAAACACGTCTAAATCAGGGATTTTTTCCCCGCTCCCAATAAAACGCAAGGGTAGGCCTAATTGGTAAGTGATGCCTAAGGCGATACCCCCTTTAGAATCGCTATCAAACTTGCTTAACACCACCCCGCTCACGCCTATTTCTTCATTAAAGGTGTTCGCGCTTTTGACCCCATCTTGCCCGCTCAAGGCGTCTGCGACATACAGCACTTCATGGGGGTTTAAGACTTCTTTAACTTCCTTTAATTCTTGCATAAGCTCTTTATCAATGGCTAAACGCCCCGCACTATCCACAAGTAAAACATCAAATTGCGCTTCTTTAGCCTTTTTTAAAGCGTTGTTGGCGATTTCTTTCACGCTTTTATTTTCTTCATAAAAAACTTCCACGCCCACCTGTTCGCCCAAAACCTTTAATTGCTCCACCGCCGCTAGGCGTTGCAAATCGCATGCGCATAAAAGCACTTTTTTATTTTTGGTTTTTAAATAATGAGCGAGTTTAGCGGTGGTGGTTGTCTTACCGCTCCCTTGCAAACCTGCCATTAAAACCACGGTAGGGGGCGTTTGAGCGAAAGTAAAACCACTGCTCCCTTTAGCGCTTAAGATTTCTAACAAACTCTTTTCTAAAGCGTCTAAAAATTGCTGCTTGCCAATGCCACTAAGTTTAGTCTGGCTTTCCACTTTTTTGAGCAATTCTCTAGCCACTTTATGATGCACATCGTTTTTTAAAAGCGTTTTTTTCAATTCATCTAACGCCCGATCTAGCGCTTTTTCATCATCTTGAAAGCGGATTTTATTGAGCGCGTTTTTAAACCCATCGCTTAACGCTTGAAACATTTTCTATCCTTTTTATTATGGTTGTTCTAACAAATCCAATTCTTGCTTAATTTTACTTTCTTTTTCCAAAAGCGTTTTTAAACTCTCTTTGGCTTTTTCTAGCACGCTTTTAGGCGCGTTTTTGACAAAATTTTCATTGTGCAAATTGAGTTTTAGTTTTTCTTTTTCCAGTTTTTCTAGCTGCTTTTTTAAACGAGCAATGAGCGGGCTTAAATCAAGATTTTCTAAATTCGCATAAGTTTGGCAAAATTCCCCCACATCGCTCACGCTCTTTAAAGGCTTAGAACTAATCACGCTGACTTTTTCTAACCTCGCTAATTTTTGGGCGTAATTTTGCAAACGCTCTGTGTTTTCTATTTTCTCCCTCAATCCCACGCTCGCTTCTTTTAAAACAATCGGTGGGGTTTCTAGCATGATTTTTAAACGCCTTAAAGACACAATGCAATCTTTGATCACTTCAAATTCATGCTCTAATTTTTCATCTTGCGCCAAATCTTTAGGGTAAGGCATGATCATGATAGAATGAGCGTTTTCTAGATCCGTGTTACTGAGCTTGTGGTATAAAGACTCACTGATAAAGGGCATGAAAGGGTGCAAGAGTTTTAAAGCCTCTTTTAACACGCTCCCTAATTCGTCTATCGCTTCATTTTCCACTTTAGAAAATTCAATGAACCAATCGCAAAATTCCCCCCACAAAAAGCGGTACAATAAAGTCGTGGCGTCATTAAAACGATAATTGTCTAAAGCGTTACGAACCTCTTTAGCAACAAGATTCAAGCGCGATTTCGCATAACGCCCCAAAGGCGTTTGGTATTCATTCAAACGCTCTTTATCTTTAAAAGATTCTTGTTTGAGTTTCAAGTAACTCGCCGCATTAAAAAGCTTGTTGGCGAAATTCTTGTTATTTTCTAAATGCGCAGTAGAAAGCTTAATGTCCCTACCCGTAGCGCACAAATTGGCTAAAGTGAAACGCAAGCTATCCGCGCCGTATTTTTCTATCATCTCTAAAGGATCGATCACATTACCTTTAGATTTGCTCATTTTTTCGCCCTTTTCGTCCCTAACCAAGGCGTGCAAGTAAATGTCTTTAAAAGGCAATTCGCCTAAAAGCGATTCGCTGCAAAAGAGCATCCTAGCCACCCAAAAAAAGAGGATGTCAAACCCAGTAATGAGCGTTGTGTTAGGGTAGAAATCTTTCAAATCGTTTTCATTAAACAAACCGCTTTTTTCTTGCCCCCACCCCAAAGTAGAGAACGCCCATAGCCCTGAACTAAACCATGTGTCTAGCACATCTTTATCTTGCTCTAGTTTTTCACTCTTACAAGTAGGGCAACTTAAAGGGGTGTCTAGGCTTACAAACTGGTGGTTATTTTCACAAGTAAACACCGGTATTTGATGCCCCCAAAACAATTGCCTGCTGATACACCAAGGGCGTAATTCCCTCATCCAAGCGTTATAATTATTGATCCAATTAGAAGGGTAGAATCGTGCTAAACCTTGTTGGATTTTTTCAATGGAACTTTGAGCGATTTCAGGCTTGACAAACCATTGCTTAGACACATAAGGCTCTACCACATTATGGCAACGATAGCAATGCCCCACTTGATGCGTGTGCTCTTCTATCTTTTCTAATAAGGCGTTTTCTTTTAATCTTTCTACGACCTTATCTCTAGCCTCTAATCGTTCTAAATTTTCAAACTCCCCACAATGCGCGTTCAAAATCCCCTTTTCATCAAAGATTTTAATCATTTCCAAATGGTGGCGTTTGCCCACTTCATAATCGTTAAAATCATGCCCAGGGGTAACCTTCACACACCCTGTGCCAAACTCCATTTCTACATGCGCATCAGCGATAATAGGGATTGTGCGATTGATTAAAGGCAAGATCACTTTTTGCCCCACTAAATGCCTGTATCTCTCATCGTTAGGATTGACCATAAGCGCGCTATCGCCAAACAAAGTTTCAGGGCGCGTGGTGGCCACCACTAAATAATCTTTTTGATTTTCTAAATAATATCTAATATAATACAACGCCCCCTTACGCTCTTCATACTCCACTTCAATATCGCTTAACGCCCCATCTTTAGTGCACCAATTCACCATGTAATTGTCTTGAACGATGAGACCTTGTTCATACCATTTCAAAAACGCCAATTTAACCGCTCTTTGCAAGCCCTTATCCATCGTGAAACGAGTCCTAGAAAAGGCCGCGCTCACGCCTAAGTGCTTCATTTGCTCTAAAATCGCTCCCCCACTCTTTTCTTTCCACTCCCACACTTTTTGAACGAACTCTTCACGCCCTAAATCTTCTTTTTTAATCCCTTGACTTAAAAGCTGCTTTTCCACGACATTTTGCGTCGCAATGCCGGCGTGATCAAGCCCGGGCTGATACAAAGTCTTATACCCGTCCATGCGCTTATAGCGCGCTAAAATATCTTGCAAGCTTAAAGTTAAAGCATGCCCTATGTGTAAGATGCCGGTCACATTAGGAGGGGGCATCATCAAGCAAAATCGTTTGTTTTTTTCTTGGATTTTTTCATTGCCATCAATTTCAAAATACCCCCTATGAGAGCAAATGTCATAAATCTTTTTTTCTATCTCTTCTGGTTGGTAGGTGGTGGGTTCTTGTTTCATTATCATTATTATCCTAAAATAGAGCGTTCCTTAAAAAATGGTTGGATTTGGAACGCCTTTTGCTTTTACGCTTTTAATTGTTGCGTATTTTTTTAAAATTATACAACAAAGCATTTAAATTAAAAAGGATAGCCCAGTGAATTACTTTTTAAAAGCCCCTATTTTAGGATTTGAGCATATCAATGAAGTGCGTTTGGAAAAAATTGATTCCTTATTCAGCCGATTGGTTAGTCAAACGAACTCACCCATGGCGTTGGATATGGTCTTAGTGAATCCTTATTGTTTGAGGGAATACAGCTTTGTGATACCCAAATATATAGAATTACTGCTAGAATTAGATTCTCATTCCAAAGTGGAGGTGTATTGCGTGGTCGTGTTGCAAAAAAATTTAGAAGATTCTATGGTTAATTTCTTAGCCCCCTTAGTGTTTAATTCCAAAAATGGCTTTGGCGCTCAAGTCGCGCTTTCTATGATGGATTACCCGGATTTTGGCTTTAGAGATCCTTTAAAAAGCTTTGTGATTCAAGAAAGAGAACGAGCTTAAGGGTTTCTAGCATGAAATTCGCTCTTACAGGGGGAGGCACAGGGGGGCATCTCTCTATCGCTAAAGCCTTAGCCATAGAATTAGAAAAGCAAGGCATAGAGGCTATTTATCTAGGCTCCACTTATGGGCAAGATAGAGAATGGTTTGAAAACAGCCCCTTATTTAGCGAACGCTATTTTTTCAACACGCAAGGCGTGGTCAATAAAAGCTTTTTTAAAAAAATAGGCTCTTTATTCTTGCAAATTAAAGCGACTTTCAAAGCCAAAGAGATTTTAAAAAAACACCAGATCACGCACACCATTAGCGTGGGAGGGTTTAGTGCAGGGCCGGCGAGTTTTGCAAGCTTGCTTAATAAAATACCCCTTTATATCCATGAGCAAAACGCCATTAAAGGCTCTCTTAATCGCTACCTTTCCCCTAAAGCTAAGGCGGTGTTTTCAAGCTACGCTTTTAAAGATAAAGGAAATCATGTTTTAACCTCCTATCCCGTGCAAAACGTTTTTTTTGATTCCGCCAGGACTCGAACTGAAATCAAACATATCTTATTTTTAGGCGGTTCTCAAGGGGCGAAAGCGATCAATGAATTTGCGTTATTAAACGCTCCCAAACTCACCAAACAAGGGATTAAAATCACGCACATTTGCGGCTCAAACGCTCATGAAAGAATGCGTTTTTTTTACCAGGAATTAGGGCTGTTGGATAAGATAGATTTGTTCGCTTTCCACAACAACATCACAGAAGTCATGCACAGAGCGGATTTGTGCGTGAGCCGAGCGGGTGCTAGTAGTGTGTGGGAATTGTGTGCCAATGGCTTACCCACGATTTTTATCCCCTACCCTTTTGCGAGCAATAACCACCAGTATTACAATGTCTTAGAATTTGAAAAAGAAAACTTATGCTATGTTGTGCCTCAAAATGAATTATTGCCTAAAAAACTCTTTGAAGTTATTAGAAAGCTCAACCAAAAAGACGATCAAGGCAATAAAAACCTAACCACTATCAGCAACCAATTGCAACAAAAAATCGCTAAAGACGGCGCAAAAACCATCATTGAAACGATTTTGAGCGCCTAAAACAGCCCATTTTAATCAACAATTAAGCGACTAACCATTAAACTTAAGCGATAAATAAGATAAAATTTAGGATAGCTCAAATCTTTATAAAAAGAAAAGGATAACCCCTTGCAAAACTTTGTTTTTAATAAAAAATGGCTTATCTATTCTAGCCTACTCCCCTTATTTTTTCTCAATCCCTTAGTGGCAGAAGATGACGGGTTTTTTATGGGGGTGAGTTATCAAACTTCTCTAGCCGTTCAAAGGGTAGATAACTCAGGGCTTAACGCCAGTCAAGACGCATCCACCTACATCCGCCAAAACGCTATCGCTCTAGAATCTGCAGCGGTGCCTTTAGCCTATTATTTAGAAGCGATGGGCCAACAAACTAGGGTTTTAATGCAAATGCTCTGCCCTGATCCTTCTAAAAGATGTTTGCTCTATGCGGGGGGCTATCAACAAAACGCCCAAAATGGCGATACAGGCAACAACCCCCCAAGAGGCAATGTCAATGCCACTTTTGATATGCAATCTTTAGTCAATAATTTAAACAAGCTCACCCAACTCATCGGCGAGACTTTAATCCGTAACCCTGAAAATCTTCCTAACGCTAAACTCGTTGAAGTCAAATTTGGCAATCAAAGCACTGTTATTGCCTTGCCTGAGGGTCTAGCCAATACCATGAACGCTTTAAACGATGATATTACCAACGCTTTAACCACGCTCTGGTATAACCAAACCTTAACGAATAAATCCTTTAGCGCCCCTAGCGGCAGCTCTGTAAATTTTAGCCCCGAAGTGTTGCAACACCTTTTACAAGACGGCTTAGCCACAAGTAATCAAACCATTTGCAGCACTCAAAACCAATGCACCGCTACCAATGAAGCTAAATCTATCGCTCAAAACGCCCAAAACATCTTCCAGGCTTTAATGCAAGCAGGGATTTTAGGGGGGCTAGCGAATGAAAAGCAATTTGGCTTCACTTACAACAAAGCCCCTAATGGCAGCGATTCCCAACAAGGCTACCAAAGCTTTAGCGGCCCGGGTTATTACACCAAAAACGGCACTAATGGCACTACCCAAGCGCCCTTAAAAAACTTACCCGCTGGAGCGACAGTTGGATCAGGCAATGGCCAATACACCTACCACCCCAGCTCGGCAGTCTATTATTTAGCGGATAGCATCATCGCTAATGGCATCACCGCTTCTATGATTTTTTCAGGCATGCAAAATTTCGCCAATAAAGCCGCTAAACTGACAGGCACTTCAAGCTATAGCCAGATGCAAGATGCGATCAACTATGGGGAAAGCTTGCTTAGTAACACCGTAGCGTATGGGAATTTCATCACCAATTGGGTCGCCCCCTATTTGGATTTAAACAATAAAGGTTTGAATTTCTTGCCTAGCTATGGGGGGCAATTGAATGGTGCTAATAGTCAAACCCCACAAAATACTTTAACCCCACAACAAGCCCAGCAAGAACAAAAAGTCATCATGAACCAACTAGAGCAAGCCACAAACGCCCCCACCCCCGCGCAAATAGACAGGATCTTAGCCAACCCCTATTCCCCCACGGCAAAAACTTTAATGGCTTATGGGCTTTATCGCTCTAAAGCAGTGATTGGTGGGGTGATTGATGAAATGCAAACTAAAGTGAATCAAGTCTATCAAATGGGCTTTGCTAGGAATTTTTTGGAGCATAACTCTAATTCTAATAACATGAACGGCTTTGGCGTGAAAATGGGCTATAAGCAATTTTTCGGCAAAAAGCGCATGTTTGGGCTTAGGTATTATGGCTTTTATGATTTTGGTTACGCGCAATTTGGCACAGGATCTTCTTTAGTGAAAGCCACTCTCTCTAGCTATGGGGCAGGCACAGACTTTCTTTATAATGTTTTTACCCGAAAAAGAGGGACTGAAGCGATAGATATAGGTTTTTTTGCCGGCATCCAACTTGCAGGGCAAACCTGGAAAACGAATTTTTTAGATCAAGTGGATGGCAACCATCTTAAGCCCAAAGACACTTCTTTCCAATTCCTTTTTGATTTAGGCATAAGGACTAATTTTTCCAAAATCGCTCATCAAAAAAGATCCCGTTTTTCTCAAGGGGTAGAATTTGGCCTTAAAATACCGGTGCTTTATCACACCTATTACCAATCAGAAGGCGTTACAGCGAAATATAGAAGAGCCTTTAGTTTTTATGTGGGCTACAACATAGGCTTTTAATCAAACAAAATAAGGGAAAATATATGATAAAAAAAACTAAAAAATTCATACTATTCTTTTTGGTTAGCTCCCTCTTAGCTGAAGACAATGGCTGGTATATGTCTGTAGGCTATCAAATCGGTGGCACGCAACAATTCATCAATAACAAACAACTTTTAGAAAATCAAAATATCATCAATAGCGTAACCCAAAGCGCGATCAATATTGCAGGGCCTACTACCGGTTTAATCACTTTAAGCTCTCAAAGCGTCATTGACGCTTTAGGCTATGGCGTGAGTAACACTGTTGGCAACCAATTAGAGGGCATTTCTAATATCTTAAACCAAATTGGCAAAAGAAAAGACTTTTATTCTAGCCGTCAAATCTCTAGCATTTCCCAGCAAATCATAGGGCTTAAAGGAAGCTCTGATCCCTTAAAAGCCCACTCTTCACAAATCACAGCCAAACTCCTTTCCAACACCCAGAGCGCGTTTGATAAAGGCATCGCGCTAAGCACTAGCATCATTAGCTCTATCAATAGCCTTAATCCCAGCAACAACACCCAAGAAGTCAAAGCCCAGCTCCAAAGCACCGCGCAATCCATGGCGGAATTATTGCAACAAATTGAACACAGCATCACTAAAACCACTAGCACCACTTACGCGCAATCCTTACTCTCCAATCTGACCGATGCGGTGAATGCCTCTAGCAATAATACCGCTTATGTGAGCGCTCTTGTTAACGCTTTAAACACTTTAGGGGTGGGGGTTTTCCCTACCACAACCTCAACGCATGTGGTGCTAAACCCACCAGGACAAGTCGTATTCTATCCAGCTAATTCCATTTTAGGCTCTACTTCTTCAAACAGCAACAACCAACAACAATACAACAACACCCTTTTAATGAACACCTTACAAGGGGAATTAAGCGCTAATAACCAAAATAACCCCAATGGTTGTACCAATCAAGTCCAGTGTTTGGAGCAATTCATCCAAAATTTAGCCCCTTTAGCCGCAACCCCCACTTCAAACAACCAAGCCAACCAGCAAGTCCAAGCCATCGCTCAAAAGCTTCAAAGCGTTGCTATCAACGCTTTAGACAACAATGCGATCAACAACACCACTTATATTTTAAACAACTTGCACAACGCCTTGAATTTCCAAGCCTATGAAAGCACGATAGAACAATACAATAACGCTTTAAAACAAATTTCTTGGATCAGTTTCACTGAGCCTAAAAACTTGCTCAAAAACACTTCTAACAATTACCAAATCGGCACGGTTACCAACGCTCAAGGGCAAAATATCAGCGCCTATGATTGCGCAAGTGCTACTGGAAGCCTTTCTAGCGATGCTTCTAGCGGGATTTCATGCTCAGCCACAAGCTCCACAAATGGCTCTACAAACAGCACAAACAGCTTTGATAATTCTTTAGTCGCTACCTCCAAAGTCCAAACCATAGGGGGCAAAGAGCAGATCGGCGTGAATTCTTTCAACTTGGTTTCTCAAGTGTGGAGCGTTTATAACTCTTTAAAAACTTCAGAAGAAAATTTGCAAAAAAACGCCAAGATATTATGCACTAATGGGACACAATCCGGGACAAGCTCATGCGGCAACTCTGGGGGTTTGAGTATCAGCGGGAACTCCCAATTGCAAAACATTTTAAGCTCTACTAATGGGGCTAGCGCTACCGCTCAAGCTAAAAGCAACGCTCCCAAACTGAAAGCGATGGTGGTTGTGAACAATGAAGAAGAAACTAAAACGACTAATTTAGCCCAAAATAGTGGGCCAACCACACAATCTCCTAACAGCACGGTAATGGGAGCTTTAAACACCGTGTTGCAAAATGTCAGCAATTTCCAACAAAGCATTCAAAGCGCTTTTCAAAGCCAAAGCAGTAATATCCAAGCTTGGGCGAATGCGATTTATAACACCAATGGGAATCAATCGCAAAATTTAACTACTAGCAATAACCAAGATTTACGCATCCAATTGAGAGCGAATTTTTACCAGCTCATCAATACGATTGACCAACAAACGCCCACTTCAGTGCAAGCCATGATCGCTCAAAGCCAGCAAACCCAACAAACAAGCGGATCAGCAAATACAAATAGTCCATGCGCAAATGGAATGAATGGGAGTAATAATACCAACTGGTGCTATCAGCAGTGGTCCGATTCTAAGGCTTATTACAGCGGGTTGCAAAGCGCTTTAGGGTATCAAACACAAGCGACAACTCAAAGCGGGAGCAGTGGTGGGAGCAGCATCACCTACAATGTCCAACAAATCACGCTCACTAGTAATGGTTTGCTCAATCAAATCATCACAAATCTTAAGAGCGTTAATGGGGGCAGTAATGGGGGAAGCAGTGGAAATGGGACTAGTCAAATCAACACAGCCTACCAGATGCTCACAGACGCCAGCGATGGGAAATTAGGGACTTATAATAGTAGCGGTAATAGTGGCAGTAACAACGGCTATACGCCATGCAATAGCACCAACGGAAGCAATGGAACGAGTGGGAACAATTGCTACACCCCTAGCAAAACACAAAGCGCCACCACCGCAACCACTAACGCAACCACTAATGAAAATAATAGCTTGCAAAAAGTCTATAATGACGCCCAAAAAATAGCCAACATTATCGCCAGCTCTGGGAATAATAAAGGCGTTGAAAACGGCTTAAAACAATTCTTTGAAGCGCTAAAAAGTAATAGTAGCAGTCTCAGTAATTTGTGTAATGGTAGTAGTGGCACTAGCTCTACTTGCTCCGGTGGGCTTATCAACCTTTTAGGGGCAATCCCTATGAATGGGGTGAGCGATACGAATAATTTAATCCATTTGCTCACTGAATTTATTAAAACCGCTGGGTTTATCCAAAATAATGATAGTAATGTATCTACTAGTCTTACAAGCGCTTTTCAAGCGATCACGAGCGCTATTTCTCAAGGGTTTCAAGCCTTGCAAAACGATATTAGCCCTAATGCGATTTTAACCTTGCTCCAAGAAATCACTTCTAACACCACCACCATTCAGTCGTTCTCGCAAACCTTACGACAGCTTTTAGGGGATAAAACCTTCTTTATGGTGCAACAAAAGCTCATTGATGCGATGATTAACGCCAGAAATCAGGTTCAAAACGCGCAAAATCAAGCCAATAACTACGGCTCTCAACCCGTTTTAAGCCAGTATGCGGCCTCTAAAAGCACCCAACATGGCATGAGCAACGGCTTAGGGGTTGGCATAGGCTATAAATACTTCTTTGGTAAGGCTAGGAAATTGGGCCTTAGGCATTATTTTTTCTTTGATTACGGCTTTAGTGAAATAGGCCTAGCCAATCAAAGCGTGAAAGCGAATATCTTTGCTTATGGGGTAGGCACGGATTTTTTATGGAACTTGTTCAGGAGGACTTACAACACTAAAGCGTTGAATTTTGGGCTATTTGCTGGGGTCCAACTGGGTGGCGCAACCTGGCTTAGCTCCTTAAGGCAACAAATCATTGACAACTGGGGGAACGCTAATGACATCCATTCAACGAATTTTCAAGTGGCGCTGAATTTTGGGGTGCGCACCAACTTTGCGGAGTTTAAGCGTTTCGCTAAGAAATTCCACAATCAAGGGGTTATCAGCCAAAAGAGCGTGGAATTTGGGATCAAAGTGCCTCTCATCAATCAAGCGTATTTGAATAGCGCCGGGGCTGATGTGAGCTATAGGAGACTTTATACTTTCTATATCAATTACATCATGGGGTTTTAAAAAAGGGTGTGTCATGGAAATCTTACAATTCATCGGCTATGGGAATATGGCTCAAGCGATTTTAGAAGGCTCTCATGAGATCTTATCCAAGCGTTTTATTTTAGAAATCACCGGAAGAAACCCTGAAAAAATCGCCCCCTTTTTACAAGAAAAAAACATTCAAGCTCAAATCGTGCCTTATAAAGACGCTATTGATATACACCAAAAATTCGTGTTTTTACTTTTTAAGCCTTACAACCTTAAGGATTTTAATTATCAAGGGCAAGCTAAAAGCGTTTTGAGCGCACTAGCTGGCGTGAGTTTTGA is a window of Helicobacter pylori NQ4053 DNA encoding:
- the hopI gene encoding Hop family outer membrane protein HopI; the encoded protein is MQNFVFNKKWLIYSSLLPLFFLNPLVAEDDGFFMGVSYQTSLAVQRVDNSGLNASQDASTYIRQNAIALESAAVPLAYYLEAMGQQTRVLMQMLCPDPSKRCLLYAGGYQQNAQNGDTGNNPPRGNVNATFDMQSLVNNLNKLTQLIGETLIRNPENLPNAKLVEVKFGNQSTVIALPEGLANTMNALNDDITNALTTLWYNQTLTNKSFSAPSGSSVNFSPEVLQHLLQDGLATSNQTICSTQNQCTATNEAKSIAQNAQNIFQALMQAGILGGLANEKQFGFTYNKAPNGSDSQQGYQSFSGPGYYTKNGTNGTTQAPLKNLPAGATVGSGNGQYTYHPSSAVYYLADSIIANGITASMIFSGMQNFANKAAKLTGTSSYSQMQDAINYGESLLSNTVAYGNFITNWVAPYLDLNNKGLNFLPSYGGQLNGANSQTPQNTLTPQQAQQEQKVIMNQLEQATNAPTPAQIDRILANPYSPTAKTLMAYGLYRSKAVIGGVIDEMQTKVNQVYQMGFARNFLEHNSNSNNMNGFGVKMGYKQFFGKKRMFGLRYYGFYDFGYAQFGTGSSLVKATLSSYGAGTDFLYNVFTRKRGTEAIDIGFFAGIQLAGQTWKTNFLDQVDGNHLKPKDTSFQFLFDLGIRTNFSKIAHQKRSRFSQGVEFGLKIPVLYHTYYQSEGVTAKYRRAFSFYVGYNIGF
- the hopL gene encoding Hop family outer membrane protein HopL — its product is MIKKTKKFILFFLVSSLLAEDNGWYMSVGYQIGGTQQFINNKQLLENQNIINSVTQSAINIAGPTTGLITLSSQSVIDALGYGVSNTVGNQLEGISNILNQIGKRKDFYSSRQISSISQQIIGLKGSSDPLKAHSSQITAKLLSNTQSAFDKGIALSTSIISSINSLNPSNNTQEVKAQLQSTAQSMAELLQQIEHSITKTTSTTYAQSLLSNLTDAVNASSNNTAYVSALVNALNTLGVGVFPTTTSTHVVLNPPGQVVFYPANSILGSTSSNSNNQQQYNNTLLMNTLQGELSANNQNNPNGCTNQVQCLEQFIQNLAPLAATPTSNNQANQQVQAIAQKLQSVAINALDNNAINNTTYILNNLHNALNFQAYESTIEQYNNALKQISWISFTEPKNLLKNTSNNYQIGTVTNAQGQNISAYDCASATGSLSSDASSGISCSATSSTNGSTNSTNSFDNSLVATSKVQTIGGKEQIGVNSFNLVSQVWSVYNSLKTSEENLQKNAKILCTNGTQSGTSSCGNSGGLSISGNSQLQNILSSTNGASATAQAKSNAPKLKAMVVVNNEEETKTTNLAQNSGPTTQSPNSTVMGALNTVLQNVSNFQQSIQSAFQSQSSNIQAWANAIYNTNGNQSQNLTTSNNQDLRIQLRANFYQLINTIDQQTPTSVQAMIAQSQQTQQTSGSANTNSPCANGMNGSNNTNWCYQQWSDSKAYYSGLQSALGYQTQATTQSGSSGGSSITYNVQQITLTSNGLLNQIITNLKSVNGGSNGGSSGNGTSQINTAYQMLTDASDGKLGTYNSSGNSGSNNGYTPCNSTNGSNGTSGNNCYTPSKTQSATTATTNATTNENNSLQKVYNDAQKIANIIASSGNNKGVENGLKQFFEALKSNSSSLSNLCNGSSGTSSTCSGGLINLLGAIPMNGVSDTNNLIHLLTEFIKTAGFIQNNDSNVSTSLTSAFQAITSAISQGFQALQNDISPNAILTLLQEITSNTTTIQSFSQTLRQLLGDKTFFMVQQKLIDAMINARNQVQNAQNQANNYGSQPVLSQYAASKSTQHGMSNGLGVGIGYKYFFGKARKLGLRHYFFFDYGFSEIGLANQSVKANIFAYGVGTDFLWNLFRRTYNTKALNFGLFAGVQLGGATWLSSLRQQIIDNWGNANDIHSTNFQVALNFGVRTNFAEFKRFAKKFHNQGVISQKSVEFGIKVPLINQAYLNSAGADVSYRRLYTFYINYIMGF